DNA sequence from the Amycolatopsis sp. Hca4 genome:
GTCGGAGCCGCAGATGACGAAGGACGCGGTGGCCGGCCGCATCCGCCGCCTGCTGGCGATGGCGGACAAGCGGGCGAAGGACCTCAACATCCCGGACACCGAGTCGGCGGTCACCCCGGAAATGCTCGAAGAAGAGGACGCATAGCCGCAGCCGGCCTCCGGCCCGCCGGCGGGTTTTCGAGAGCCGGGGAGCGATTCTCCCAGTGGTTTTGCTCCGGTGCAGCGCGATCTCGCGGCGGGTCGTCGTGTTAACGGGATCGGTGCTGCCGGGCCCATCTCGTAACACCCCGGTAGCACCGGGGAGTGGCCGCCGAAACGCGGGCCCTCGAACCTCGGTCGGGAGGGATACGCCGAACGAGGGAAGGGGTAGGCATGCGCACGAACAACGCGCGGCTTCAGGTGTCACCGGAGGTCGGCACCTGGCTCGCCCGGCGCAGCAGCAAAGCGGGCGACTGGACGGCCGAGGACCTGGTCGCGGCCAAACGCGGCACCACCGTCTCCGTCGTCATCCCGGCCCGGAACGAGGAAGCCACGGTCGGCGCGATCGTCACCGCCATCCGCGAGGAGCTGCAGGAACACCACCGGCTGGTCGACGAGATCCTCGTCGTGGACAGCCACTCGACCGACGCCACCGCGGAGGTGGCGGCCGCGGCCGGAGCTCGCGTGGTCGCGCAGGACGCCGTCTTCCCCGCCCTCGACGGCCTGCAGGGCAAGGGCGAGGCCTTGTGGAAGGGCGTCGCGGCGACGACCGGCGATCTCGTCGTCTTCGTCGACGGCGACCTCTACGACTTCACCACCAGCTACGTCACCGGGCTGCTCGGCCCGCTGCTCACCGACCCGTCCGTGGCCTACGTCAAGGGCTTCTACCACCGCCCCCTCAACGGCGCGGCGGGCAGCGAGCCCGAAGGCGGCGGCCGCGTCACCGAGCTGGTCGCGCGGCCCCTGCTCAACATG
Encoded proteins:
- a CDS encoding glucosyl-3-phosphoglycerate synthase — encoded protein: MRTNNARLQVSPEVGTWLARRSSKAGDWTAEDLVAAKRGTTVSVVIPARNEEATVGAIVTAIREELQEHHRLVDEILVVDSHSTDATAEVAAAAGARVVAQDAVFPALDGLQGKGEALWKGVAATTGDLVVFVDGDLYDFTTSYVTGLLGPLLTDPSVAYVKGFYHRPLNGAAGSEPEGGGRVTELVARPLLNMFWPELSGFVQPLAGEYAGRREVLEGIPFVVNYGVEIGHLIDLVELRGLDGMAQVDLGHRVHRHQSTQALGRMSGQIMQTLFDRLERYDRLVTAIPPATVLAQFQRGASADGVERELVLTDLTSRQRPPLASLPVTLRPENERTLQDTA